Proteins encoded by one window of Dreissena polymorpha isolate Duluth1 chromosome 11, UMN_Dpol_1.0, whole genome shotgun sequence:
- the LOC127849771 gene encoding uncharacterized protein LOC127849771, which translates to MDREVELNYSEVVDKLERRFGYRDLPETARVTFSSARQGDDESVDDWADRVLTLAGKAYRDLPKAYMLQESILRFCMGARDKEAGELVINQRPASIEQAFDKLKWAVHTHGLMYGRVKAVKKVECEGQMEVSEVKVAPQYRLVDRMVAIEKKNELMDEKMNVLMGKLDQLLARPVRSSSPSPSRRQCYNCNELGHFKRDFPKLRSRTPSPARNDTC; encoded by the coding sequence ATGGATAGGGAGGTAGAGCTTAATTATTCCGAGGTTGTTGACAAGCTAGAGAGGCGGTTCGGGTACCGTGACTTGCCAGAGACGGCAAGGGTAACTTTCTCCAGTGCTAGACAGGGAGATGATGAATCGGTCGATGACTGGGCTGACAGGGTGTTGACCCTTGCAGGCAAAGCGTATAGGGACCTGCCCAAGGCGTACATGTTGCAAGAGTCCATATTAAGATTCTGCATGGGTGCTAGGGATAAAGAAGCGGGCGAGCTAGTTATTAATCAGAGGCCCGCGTCTATCGAGCAAGCTTTTGACAAGCTTAAGTGGGCTGTTCACACCCACGGATTAATGTATGGCCGAGTGAAAGCGGTCAAAAAAGTAGAATGTGAAGGGCAAATGGAGGTTTCCGAGGTCAAGGTTGCACCGCAGTATAGGCTAGTTGATAGGATGGTTGCCATTGAGAAGAAAAATGAATTAATGGATGAGAAGATGAATGTTTTGATGGGAAAGCTTGACCAACTTCTGGCAAGGCCCGTCAGAAGCTCATCTCCCTCTCCATCTAGGAGGCAATGTTACAATTGCAACGAGTTGGGACATTTCAAACGAGATTTTCCTAAGCTTAGGAGCAGGACACCGTCTCCAGCTAGGAATGACACGTGTTAA